The following proteins are co-located in the Pedobacter frigiditerrae genome:
- a CDS encoding RagB/SusD family nutrient uptake outer membrane protein, which yields MKTLIKYITAIILCISLTQCKESFLDARSPSSVDDEFVTTTPAEAFKILSWCYANYRQNCVMGGYRWNEPVGSDAEIYPEDGSANNLNAIMRADQLPVDASVGGFNGLYATLSRASKLASLIEEKAAYKEDVAAGRTSNWTHLYGESMTMKAFCYFELVKHFGDVPYGYENKVVDDYALTSRFTIYDNLINDLKKVEPLMFKLGEGSINAERFSRTFANALIGQIALFSGGYQTIRTDVGDLYGSVTFNKKGSEANKCVYARRTDYLTYYQTAKTYFQRAIDNKGSSLLIVTDGRSTANNPFQKHFQYAHDLQVSPESLFELGNIQGGALTTTSEYTYAFGRPSDGGSANAAPPKVFAAIRIVPTVYYGEFQKADKRRDVSVAITGSKGDGNEMMLSFVPGNKNTGGISTNKWDDNRMNPPFVASQRNSGMNWPMLRMADVILMLAEVKAELGENDAAALVNQIRERAYGNSKYNIGALSGQALKDAVLKERKLELLGEGTRRWDLIRSGTMSERAVAVQQEMATMTNSLRSQGFYQFANGNEISNYIWVKMVNLTNPLTFDCADSTNLALYPAWRGQFNYSTLPTIASKVVGTNHNVSIQGLFRYINPTSAEALALQASGYVKTNWAIELVNYEAAYKRNLLSGITAAGDPPRYYWPIPAETIRQSKGKVTNGYGLAQP from the coding sequence ATGAAAACGTTAATAAAATATATTACAGCGATTATCTTGTGTATCTCGCTTACTCAATGCAAAGAGAGCTTTTTAGATGCAAGGTCTCCATCTAGTGTGGATGATGAATTTGTAACCACCACACCCGCAGAAGCATTTAAGATACTTTCATGGTGTTATGCCAATTATCGCCAAAACTGTGTAATGGGTGGTTACCGCTGGAATGAACCTGTTGGTTCTGATGCAGAAATTTATCCAGAAGATGGTTCAGCTAATAACTTAAATGCCATCATGCGTGCTGATCAATTACCTGTAGATGCAAGTGTAGGTGGATTTAATGGTTTATATGCCACGCTTTCTAGGGCTAGCAAACTAGCATCCCTTATAGAAGAAAAAGCAGCTTACAAAGAAGATGTGGCGGCTGGTAGAACATCTAACTGGACCCATTTGTATGGTGAGTCCATGACCATGAAAGCATTTTGTTATTTCGAATTGGTTAAACATTTCGGAGACGTGCCTTATGGCTATGAAAATAAAGTGGTTGATGACTATGCATTAACCTCTCGTTTTACGATTTATGACAACTTAATTAACGACCTTAAAAAAGTAGAGCCATTGATGTTCAAATTAGGCGAAGGAAGTATAAATGCAGAACGTTTTTCAAGGACATTCGCTAATGCCTTAATTGGTCAAATTGCACTTTTTTCAGGTGGATATCAAACCATACGCACTGATGTTGGTGACTTATATGGAAGTGTAACCTTCAACAAAAAAGGTAGTGAAGCTAATAAATGTGTGTATGCTCGTCGCACTGACTATCTTACCTATTACCAAACGGCTAAAACCTATTTCCAGAGAGCTATCGACAACAAAGGATCTTCTCTTTTAATCGTTACAGATGGCAGAAGTACTGCTAACAATCCATTCCAAAAACATTTCCAATATGCCCATGATTTACAAGTAAGTCCTGAATCTTTATTTGAACTGGGCAATATCCAAGGAGGAGCTTTGACCACTACAAGTGAATATACCTATGCTTTTGGCAGACCATCGGATGGTGGTAGTGCCAATGCAGCACCACCTAAAGTGTTTGCAGCTATCCGTATTGTTCCTACTGTTTATTATGGCGAATTTCAGAAAGCAGATAAAAGAAGAGACGTGAGTGTTGCCATTACAGGTAGCAAGGGAGATGGTAACGAAATGATGCTTTCTTTTGTTCCTGGTAACAAAAATACTGGTGGTATTTCAACAAACAAATGGGATGACAACCGAATGAATCCTCCATTTGTTGCCTCACAAAGAAACTCTGGTATGAACTGGCCAATGTTAAGAATGGCAGATGTTATTTTAATGTTAGCTGAAGTGAAGGCTGAATTAGGAGAAAATGATGCAGCAGCTTTAGTTAATCAAATTCGCGAAAGGGCTTATGGCAACTCAAAATATAACATTGGTGCCTTATCAGGTCAGGCTTTAAAGGATGCGGTATTAAAAGAACGTAAACTTGAATTACTTGGCGAAGGAACACGCCGTTGGGATTTGATACGTTCAGGCACAATGTCTGAAAGGGCAGTTGCCGTTCAGCAAGAAATGGCTACAATGACCAATAGCTTAAGGTCTCAAGGCTTTTATCAGTTTGCAAATGGCAATGAAATCTCAAATTACATTTGGGTTAAAATGGTAAATTTAACCAATCCATTAACGTTCGATTGTGCTGACTCCACCAATTTAGCCCTTTACCCAGCTTGGAGAGGTCAGTTTAATTACAGCACACTTCCTACAATTGCGAGTAAGGTTGTGGGCACCAATCATAATGTCTCTATCCAAGGTTTATTCCGCTATATCAATCCAACAAGTGCAGAAGCTCTTGCGCTACAGGCTAGTGGATATGTAAAAACCAATTGGGCAATTGAACTGGTTAATTATGAAGCTGCTTATAAAAGAAACCTTCTTTCTGGAATAACTGCTGCCGGCGATCCACCAAGATATTATTGGCCAATTCCTGCCGAAACCATCAGACAATCGAAGGGAAAAGTTACCAATGGTTATGGATTAGCACAGCCTTAA
- a CDS encoding polysaccharide lyase, with protein MKKNTFQQIFCTSLLLLIFLCPSLVVNAQNVAATPEAGQIPPHPPRLPETVIPAFPGAWGGGMFTTGGRGGKVIAVTNLNDSGVGSLRAALEAEGPRIVIFRVAGTLKVEGDLNINHPDITIAGQSAPGDGICIAGTLNINTHNVIIRHLRVRRGVPAGGQGDDNIGGNPHHHIIIDHCSTSWGMDENISLYRHMRPSFDGKTQIKDPAENITIQWTISSEALDAKGHAFGGTWGGNPSTFHHNLFASNTARNPSIGMSGAFDFRYNVVFNWRHRSIDGGDETSMVNLINNYFKPGPATNEDMKGVLARIEQRSMYSPGSAWAEGNWYTKAANRPGKWYVAGNIMYNNQEIINNNWAGMKGPEKLARVNTAFEGWPVSPHQTADVAYESVLAKAGATLPKRDAVDIRVTEMVRTGKPLTTTGIIKDIAEVGGYPTLKYDAAKLLVDSDGDGMPDAWEVKNNLNQKDAKDGALDTDGDGYTNVEEYLNGTNPKEKINYRNLGNNVDTIS; from the coding sequence ATGAAAAAGAATACATTCCAGCAAATTTTCTGTACAAGTTTACTTTTGCTAATCTTTTTATGCCCATCCTTAGTTGTAAATGCACAGAATGTTGCTGCTACACCTGAAGCTGGACAAATACCCCCACATCCACCACGTTTACCTGAAACGGTTATTCCTGCATTTCCTGGCGCATGGGGAGGAGGTATGTTTACAACTGGCGGAAGAGGAGGTAAAGTAATTGCAGTTACCAATCTAAATGATAGTGGTGTAGGTAGTTTGCGAGCGGCACTTGAAGCGGAAGGTCCACGCATTGTTATTTTTCGAGTAGCGGGAACGCTTAAAGTAGAAGGAGATTTAAATATCAATCACCCTGATATTACTATTGCAGGTCAATCTGCTCCTGGTGACGGTATATGTATTGCAGGCACACTGAATATCAACACCCATAACGTTATCATTAGACACCTGCGTGTACGAAGAGGTGTTCCTGCTGGTGGGCAAGGCGACGACAACATTGGCGGTAATCCGCATCATCATATCATCATTGATCATTGTTCTACAAGTTGGGGTATGGATGAAAATATTTCACTTTATCGCCACATGAGGCCATCTTTCGATGGAAAAACACAAATCAAAGATCCTGCGGAAAACATAACTATACAATGGACTATTTCTAGTGAAGCGTTAGATGCAAAGGGCCATGCTTTTGGTGGTACTTGGGGAGGAAACCCTTCTACATTCCATCATAATCTTTTTGCAAGCAATACTGCCCGAAACCCATCGATAGGTATGTCTGGTGCGTTTGATTTTAGATACAATGTTGTTTTCAATTGGCGCCACCGTTCTATAGATGGTGGAGATGAAACTTCGATGGTTAACCTGATTAACAACTACTTTAAACCAGGTCCTGCTACTAATGAAGATATGAAGGGTGTTCTTGCTCGTATCGAACAGCGAAGCATGTATTCGCCTGGAAGTGCTTGGGCAGAAGGTAACTGGTATACCAAGGCAGCAAATCGCCCAGGTAAATGGTATGTTGCAGGTAATATCATGTACAATAACCAAGAAATAATCAATAATAATTGGGCAGGGATGAAGGGGCCAGAAAAACTCGCACGTGTAAATACAGCTTTTGAAGGCTGGCCAGTTTCGCCACACCAAACTGCCGATGTAGCATACGAGTCTGTATTAGCAAAGGCTGGAGCAACCTTACCTAAACGTGATGCTGTTGATATTCGCGTTACTGAAATGGTACGTACGGGAAAACCATTGACTACAACTGGAATCATTAAGGATATTGCAGAAGTTGGCGGCTATCCAACACTAAAGTATGATGCAGCTAAATTACTGGTAGATAGTGATGGCGATGGTATGCCAGATGCTTGGGAAGTTAAAAATAACCTTAACCAAAAAGATGCCAAGGATGGTGCTTTAGATACGGATGGGGATGGTTATACCAATGTTGAAGAATACTTGAATGGTACCAATCCAAAAGAAAAAATCAATTACCGCAATTTGGGGAATAATGTAGATACAATTAGTTAG
- a CDS encoding Ig-like domain-containing protein, with product MKTNYANLFVLVCCIPAMAIAQKPVLKIDLNTAERRQAEVNELGYNPWAIKSGSSYQNTYKGIKITFSKKGEAGTTLTSNYYKTGIQAPNYARLVSDGLSVKEGSTGAQIEMRISGLPAGPQTLLTFHNNIDGKKTDVFSPINIYVDGELQVGKLAPTFRIHENSEAKTAYLQLNAQKGKDIVIRFEADLSTVANNKNIIINGFELNTPNAIDLARLPSPTLGDEHAAADNGKMTLKWKSAANAVSHDLYFGTDSNAIAAATHSSTLFKGNIKTTAHQVDGLYAMLTYYWRVDEINAAGKITKGKLWYFRPRQLAFTDAEGYGRFARGGRGGKVVEVTNLNDDGPGSLREALNKNIGPRTIVFAVSGIIQLKSRLTISQPYVTIAGQTAPGKGICISRAPLGIVADDAIIRFVRVRLGGGSTYDGMGITGADHSIVDHCSISWTIDEGFSSRGAHNITLQRTLISEALNVAGHANYEKGKSHGFAASIGGEVGSFHHNLLAHNAGRNWSLAGGVNGDGDYLGKMDIRNNVVYNWDHRTTDGGAREVNFVGNYYKPGAATHYMYALNAQHEGYGGGMQRYFFDGNVMPGKFDEKNQAAGRTESGKKVDYQTFVDKPFFEPYVTTQSALNAYKDVLSDVGCNQPIFDDHDIRIVNETLNGTYTYSGSKSGKPGLPDSQEDVGGLENYPELHRAATFDSDHDGLPNWWEKLHKLNPNSKIGDFSDANADLDHDGFTNLDNYLEWMATSYVTASVNKVSTIDLKKLSKAYIDQPTYNTSAVLNGKVTINKDGLAQFTPTKDGLGSFQFTVTDAAGSKFTRKINVVTGIDTEGN from the coding sequence ATGAAAACCAATTACGCTAACTTATTTGTCTTAGTCTGCTGTATACCAGCCATGGCCATCGCACAAAAACCCGTATTAAAAATTGACCTTAATACCGCCGAACGCCGTCAGGCTGAAGTGAATGAATTAGGCTACAATCCTTGGGCCATCAAAAGCGGGTCATCATATCAAAATACCTATAAAGGAATTAAAATCACTTTTAGTAAAAAAGGAGAAGCTGGTACTACACTTACTTCAAACTATTATAAAACAGGTATTCAGGCACCAAATTATGCCAGACTAGTAAGCGATGGTCTATCGGTTAAGGAAGGTAGTACTGGTGCGCAAATAGAAATGCGAATTAGCGGTTTACCAGCCGGACCTCAAACCCTACTTACTTTTCATAACAATATAGATGGTAAAAAAACTGATGTTTTTAGTCCAATTAATATTTACGTAGATGGGGAATTACAAGTTGGCAAATTAGCACCTACGTTTAGGATTCATGAGAACAGCGAGGCCAAAACAGCTTATCTGCAATTAAATGCACAAAAAGGCAAGGACATCGTGATTCGTTTTGAAGCTGACCTTTCAACAGTAGCAAACAATAAAAACATCATCATTAATGGCTTTGAGCTGAACACTCCAAACGCGATTGACTTAGCCCGTCTACCTAGTCCTACACTTGGCGATGAGCATGCAGCTGCCGACAATGGCAAGATGACATTAAAATGGAAGTCTGCCGCAAATGCGGTATCGCATGATTTATATTTCGGAACAGATTCTAATGCTATTGCTGCTGCAACCCATTCTTCAACTCTTTTCAAAGGAAACATTAAAACTACAGCCCATCAGGTGGATGGGCTATATGCCATGCTAACCTATTATTGGAGAGTGGATGAAATTAATGCTGCTGGAAAAATAACAAAAGGAAAGCTATGGTATTTTAGACCTAGGCAGCTTGCCTTTACAGATGCAGAAGGTTATGGCCGTTTTGCTCGAGGTGGCAGAGGTGGCAAAGTTGTAGAAGTAACCAACTTAAATGATGATGGGCCTGGTAGCCTTCGTGAAGCATTGAACAAAAACATTGGTCCGCGTACAATTGTGTTTGCCGTATCAGGTATCATACAGCTAAAATCGAGGTTAACCATTAGTCAACCTTATGTAACCATTGCTGGGCAAACTGCACCTGGAAAAGGAATATGTATCTCAAGAGCACCATTAGGCATTGTGGCCGATGATGCAATCATTCGTTTCGTAAGAGTAAGATTAGGCGGTGGATCTACTTATGATGGGATGGGCATAACTGGTGCTGATCATAGCATTGTAGACCATTGTTCAATTAGCTGGACCATAGACGAAGGCTTCAGTTCGCGTGGTGCGCACAACATTACCTTGCAACGCACCCTTATATCAGAAGCTTTAAATGTTGCGGGTCATGCTAATTATGAAAAAGGAAAATCACATGGATTCGCAGCCAGTATTGGTGGCGAAGTGGGTAGTTTTCACCATAACCTGTTGGCACACAACGCAGGCAGAAACTGGAGCTTAGCTGGTGGTGTAAATGGAGATGGCGATTACCTTGGTAAAATGGACATCAGAAACAATGTAGTTTATAACTGGGATCACCGCACTACAGATGGTGGAGCTCGTGAAGTTAATTTTGTGGGAAATTATTACAAACCTGGCGCAGCCACTCATTACATGTATGCTTTAAATGCACAACATGAGGGTTATGGCGGTGGCATGCAACGTTACTTTTTTGACGGCAATGTAATGCCTGGTAAATTTGACGAAAAGAACCAAGCAGCGGGCAGAACCGAAAGTGGCAAAAAAGTCGACTATCAAACTTTTGTAGACAAGCCATTTTTTGAACCCTATGTTACTACTCAAAGCGCTTTAAATGCTTATAAAGATGTATTGTCTGATGTAGGATGCAATCAACCAATTTTTGACGATCATGATATAAGAATCGTTAATGAAACATTAAATGGCACTTACACCTATTCGGGAAGCAAGTCTGGCAAACCTGGCTTACCAGATTCGCAAGAAGATGTTGGTGGATTGGAGAATTACCCTGAATTACATCGTGCTGCAACATTTGATAGTGATCATGATGGTTTACCTAACTGGTGGGAAAAATTGCATAAACTTAATCCTAACTCAAAAATTGGTGATTTTAGTGATGCCAATGCTGACCTTGACCATGATGGATTTACCAACTTAGATAATTACCTCGAATGGATGGCTACATCATATGTAACTGCATCGGTTAATAAAGTATCAACTATCGACCTCAAAAAACTAAGTAAAGCTTACATAGATCAACCAACATATAACACATCAGCTGTGCTTAATGGAAAGGTAACAATTAACAAGGATGGATTAGCTCAATTTACACCCACTAAGGATGGATTGGGTTCTTTCCAATTCACCGTTACCGATGCAGCTGGCAGTAAATTTACGCGTAAAATAAATGTGGTGACAGGTATTGATACAGAAGGTAACTAA
- a CDS encoding ATP-binding protein: protein MEFQDNANLNLVVESAPIGICILDATTFVAELLNEKFLEIAGKPKDAIIGKWYWEPFAEARIYYEDALKSVAQTGNAYYADEVELMLIRNGKPENIFVTFVYAPVKNNNGGISKIAVWVLENTKQVIERQKVAEAKSIIEKERDKLNEFFLKAPAGICVWSGPELTYELINPTYQSILPGRNLLGRPILEAVPELKGAPLIKAMQDTYNQGVPWEVHELHVPISEYEGGPTVDRYFTFNFLPRFDINDKVDGVFNFVFEVTEQVIARKKIEESESHFRHLADLVPSKISNALPSGEVTFFNQHWLDFAGMGFEELRDFGYHKMMHPDEIDEFQQKLQEAAKTKKPLVMEMRFKDTNGKYIWHLNIASPILDENEDISMWVGSTTDIQQLKDEEQRKADFISMLSHELKTPVTSIKGYIQLMQREITRDTFKPEKFVQSLDRVDRLVMQLTNLVSDMLDLSRIESARLDLKKKQEDINELVKEVVQDFTLTNPSRKIELYQDGDFFAEIDRDKIAQVVINLISNAIKYSKENSPINIAIFQKEQEKVSISVADQGIGIDQKEHDKIFERFYRVEGKAENHFSGFGIGLYLAHSIMARHNGNITLDSKPGLGSTFTISIPIG, encoded by the coding sequence ATGGAGTTTCAAGACAATGCAAATCTTAACCTAGTAGTAGAAAGTGCACCAATTGGCATTTGCATTCTTGATGCTACAACCTTTGTGGCTGAACTACTCAACGAAAAGTTCTTGGAGATTGCAGGTAAGCCAAAGGATGCAATTATCGGTAAATGGTATTGGGAACCTTTTGCAGAAGCACGTATCTACTACGAAGATGCACTTAAGAGTGTTGCTCAAACTGGAAATGCCTATTACGCCGATGAAGTTGAGCTTATGCTTATTCGTAACGGAAAACCAGAAAATATTTTTGTTACCTTTGTTTATGCCCCTGTTAAGAATAATAATGGAGGAATTTCAAAAATTGCGGTATGGGTTCTTGAAAATACCAAACAAGTTATAGAACGACAAAAAGTTGCTGAGGCTAAATCCATTATCGAAAAAGAGCGTGACAAGCTCAACGAATTTTTCCTGAAAGCACCTGCCGGAATCTGTGTATGGTCTGGGCCAGAACTTACTTACGAACTCATCAACCCCACCTATCAGTCTATTTTACCTGGTCGAAATCTTCTTGGCAGGCCCATATTAGAAGCTGTACCCGAACTTAAGGGAGCGCCACTAATTAAGGCCATGCAAGACACCTATAATCAAGGAGTTCCTTGGGAAGTGCACGAACTACATGTCCCCATATCAGAATATGAAGGCGGACCAACCGTAGACCGTTACTTTACCTTTAATTTTCTGCCAAGGTTTGATATTAACGATAAGGTAGATGGTGTATTCAACTTTGTATTCGAAGTTACAGAGCAAGTTATTGCAAGAAAAAAGATTGAAGAAAGCGAAAGCCATTTTCGCCATTTGGCCGATCTTGTACCCTCAAAAATATCTAATGCATTACCTTCTGGCGAAGTCACTTTTTTTAACCAACACTGGCTAGATTTTGCAGGAATGGGTTTTGAGGAACTTCGTGATTTTGGCTATCATAAAATGATGCATCCTGATGAAATTGATGAGTTCCAACAAAAGTTACAAGAAGCTGCAAAAACGAAGAAACCACTCGTTATGGAAATGCGTTTTAAGGATACCAATGGAAAGTACATTTGGCACCTTAACATCGCCTCGCCAATACTCGATGAAAATGAAGACATCTCTATGTGGGTTGGTTCTACTACTGATATTCAGCAATTAAAAGATGAAGAACAGCGCAAGGCGGATTTTATCAGTATGCTGAGTCATGAGCTTAAAACGCCAGTTACCTCTATAAAAGGGTACATACAACTTATGCAACGTGAGATTACTCGCGACACCTTCAAACCAGAAAAGTTTGTTCAATCACTTGATCGTGTTGATAGACTGGTTATGCAACTCACCAACTTAGTTTCTGACATGCTCGATTTGAGTAGAATCGAATCTGCTAGACTAGATTTAAAGAAAAAACAAGAAGATATCAATGAACTTGTTAAGGAAGTGGTACAAGATTTTACACTGACTAATCCTTCTAGAAAAATCGAACTCTATCAGGATGGAGATTTCTTTGCCGAAATTGACAGAGATAAAATTGCTCAGGTAGTAATTAACCTAATTTCTAATGCCATCAAATACTCAAAGGAAAATAGCCCCATTAACATTGCCATTTTTCAAAAAGAACAAGAAAAAGTTTCAATCAGTGTTGCTGACCAAGGAATAGGCATAGATCAAAAAGAGCATGATAAAATTTTCGAACGTTTTTACCGTGTAGAAGGCAAGGCCGAAAATCATTTCAGCGGTTTTGGTATCGGATTGTACCTAGCCCATTCTATCATGGCAAGACATAATGGCAACATAACGCTTGATAGCAAACCAGGTCTTGGCTCAACTTTTACGATCTCAATTCCCATTGGATAA
- a CDS encoding DUF1826 domain-containing protein, whose translation MNSKFSDNSQVGIVSTFDELINTRFEGAMNAICWQRSLIGDFKEIVTKLQLKENVTDVSIEDLLTLTLSPEGSMARDIILNDFNLLTDLGALPTLNLLKHYERDEEFDFISTDVYSFHVDRSPIAADTFLCTYHGAASDIIPNDQVEQKVLIPEIRQKLQDLYKGPAAGFERFLKENFFDLHYQSKPNADSLNLGQGHLWKLAVDHPEQKVLPCVHRAPMENEGEYRLLLIC comes from the coding sequence ATGAATAGTAAATTTTCTGATAACAGCCAAGTTGGAATCGTTTCAACATTCGATGAATTAATAAATACGCGATTTGAAGGAGCAATGAACGCAATTTGCTGGCAGAGAAGTTTGATAGGAGATTTTAAAGAGATTGTAACTAAGCTTCAGTTAAAAGAAAATGTGACTGATGTTTCTATTGAAGATCTTTTAACCTTGACATTATCACCAGAAGGTAGTATGGCTAGGGATATTATCTTAAATGATTTTAATTTATTGACAGATTTGGGTGCATTGCCGACTCTTAATTTACTTAAACATTATGAGCGAGATGAAGAATTTGACTTCATTTCAACTGATGTTTATTCTTTTCACGTAGATCGTTCGCCTATTGCTGCTGATACCTTTTTATGCACCTATCATGGCGCTGCCAGTGATATTATACCTAATGATCAAGTTGAGCAGAAAGTGTTAATTCCTGAAATCCGCCAAAAACTTCAGGATTTATATAAGGGCCCAGCAGCAGGTTTTGAAAGATTTTTGAAAGAAAATTTCTTCGACTTGCATTATCAATCAAAACCCAATGCTGATTCACTAAATTTAGGGCAAGGTCATCTATGGAAATTGGCAGTAGATCATCCTGAGCAAAAGGTTTTACCTTGTGTTCATCGAGCACCTATGGAAAACGAAGGTGAATACAGGCTGCTTTTGATTTGTTGA
- a CDS encoding winged helix-turn-helix domain-containing protein, with protein MEPLFLSKSQARKIILDAAGLARRGQFGLGIDAVYKFINHLGFVQLDTNYVVERAHHHVLFARVPDYEINWLAELCEDGRVYEYLTADAGFLPMDDFRFSLPIKEAFGLKDRPVDKRMENLMQEILDQVERDGAVMVGNFENDRAEASTGWWDWRPAKVALERLYLAGKLMVSRDRKFHRRYDLPLNFVPQDIDQTMPTAEQFAKFTISRTLGALGIASVKEIAWRARRVKGNLVKPELEKMVAKVEVVSVNVEGIKGPLYMIAGQDVDIEVSGDVFILSPFDILNVFRNRLRDFFDFDYQIECFVPAPKRLYGYFSLPILAGDVFIARMDSKADRKNKVLLVHNIHFEEVELSSETIDKFIAALKDFVAFNQCYDIRFDRTNKKEYLKIIVKGFS; from the coding sequence ATGGAACCACTTTTTCTTTCTAAATCTCAAGCTCGTAAAATTATCCTCGATGCTGCTGGACTTGCCAGAAGGGGGCAGTTTGGTCTTGGTATTGATGCGGTATATAAGTTTATCAACCACTTAGGCTTTGTACAGTTGGATACCAATTATGTGGTAGAGCGTGCGCACCATCATGTGTTGTTTGCAAGGGTTCCAGATTATGAAATAAACTGGCTTGCTGAACTTTGTGAAGATGGTCGTGTGTATGAATACCTGACTGCTGATGCTGGCTTTTTACCTATGGACGATTTCAGGTTTTCCCTTCCCATTAAAGAAGCTTTCGGCTTGAAGGATCGACCCGTGGATAAAAGGATGGAAAATCTAATGCAGGAAATTTTGGATCAAGTGGAAAGGGATGGCGCTGTGATGGTGGGGAATTTTGAGAACGACCGGGCTGAGGCTAGCACTGGATGGTGGGACTGGCGGCCTGCAAAGGTGGCACTGGAAAGATTGTATCTAGCCGGAAAACTGATGGTGAGCCGTGACCGGAAGTTTCATAGGCGATATGACCTGCCGTTGAACTTTGTTCCGCAAGATATAGATCAGACCATGCCGACTGCTGAGCAGTTTGCCAAGTTTACGATTAGTAGGACACTTGGTGCTTTGGGAATAGCTTCGGTAAAGGAAATAGCGTGGCGAGCAAGGAGGGTTAAGGGGAACCTAGTGAAACCTGAACTGGAAAAAATGGTGGCAAAGGTTGAGGTTGTTTCAGTTAACGTTGAAGGGATAAAGGGCCCTTTGTATATGATAGCAGGGCAGGATGTAGATATTGAAGTCTCAGGCGATGTTTTTATCCTTTCGCCATTTGATATACTGAATGTGTTCCGAAATAGGTTACGTGATTTTTTTGATTTTGATTACCAGATTGAGTGTTTTGTGCCAGCACCAAAACGTTTGTACGGTTATTTCTCCCTTCCAATACTTGCTGGTGATGTATTTATTGCCAGAATGGATTCTAAGGCCGACCGAAAGAATAAGGTATTATTAGTGCATAACATTCATTTCGAGGAAGTGGAGCTGAGTAGCGAAACAATCGATAAATTTATAGCAGCGCTGAAAGATTTTGTAGCTTTCAATCAGTGCTACGATATCAGGTTTGATAGGACAAATAAGAAGGAATATTTGAAAATTATTGTTAAGGGTTTTTCTTGA
- a CDS encoding TetR/AcrR family transcriptional regulator: MARTKDFDENEVLTKAIQLFWHKGYNATSMQDLVDALGISRSSLYDTYSDKHTLFLKALESYQLAGNAKINEIINQSTSAKETVIKLMELATNDLVGDKQQKGCFLVNAEVEVAPHDQQVSKLVCQNERQMESAFFQVIKKGQERGEIKNTQDALILAKFIFNAMKGMQVTAKTSADATSFGNIIRLTVAVLD, translated from the coding sequence ATGGCAAGAACGAAAGATTTTGATGAGAATGAGGTGCTGACCAAGGCAATCCAACTTTTTTGGCACAAGGGCTACAATGCTACGTCTATGCAAGATTTGGTAGATGCACTGGGCATTAGTCGCTCCAGTTTGTACGACACCTACAGTGATAAACACACGCTATTTCTAAAAGCATTAGAAAGCTACCAGTTAGCTGGAAATGCAAAAATTAATGAAATTATAAATCAATCTACTTCTGCAAAGGAAACGGTGATTAAATTGATGGAATTGGCCACTAATGATTTAGTAGGTGATAAACAGCAGAAAGGTTGTTTCCTGGTTAATGCTGAAGTAGAAGTAGCGCCACATGATCAACAAGTAAGCAAACTGGTTTGCCAAAACGAACGACAAATGGAAAGCGCTTTTTTTCAAGTAATTAAAAAAGGGCAGGAGCGTGGAGAAATTAAAAATACACAAGATGCGTTGATACTGGCTAAGTTTATTTTCAATGCGATGAAAGGTATGCAGGTTACAGCAAAAACGAGCGCAGATGCTACTAGTTTTGGGAATATTATTAGGTTGACGGTAGCTGTGTTGGATTAA